In the Candidatus Saccharibacteria bacterium oral taxon 488 genome, one interval contains:
- a CDS encoding N4-gp56 family major capsid protein, translating into MADTTTAQLQHDLQTYFAKKVLRGAEFQTVLDQFGHKETLPEASSKTIQFTRYSDLDIVTNPLTEGQAPAGSQLTTSAINAVVDQYGDFVTLTDLAKLTPKHSSVQNALKKLSEQSSKSYDRAINKVIIAGTAVRYANSKTARNLLADADKLTWADVRKEVSRLRTAGAPTFKDGNYVLVVDPAVEQDLMDDEAFRQTVYRQASKEKSNELYKGELVSFAGVTVVRSNNLITDKGASNAKVHISLLFGEDAYGNTDLQHLKVYKEGPGGVSDPLHQKMTLGWKFAAKAAILNNNFMCRLESGSLY; encoded by the coding sequence ATGGCTGACACTACTACTGCGCAGCTTCAGCACGATCTGCAAACCTATTTTGCGAAGAAAGTCCTTCGCGGAGCGGAGTTTCAGACTGTGCTTGACCAGTTCGGTCACAAAGAAACATTGCCAGAGGCATCAAGCAAGACGATCCAGTTTACCCGTTACTCGGACTTGGATATCGTTACTAACCCTCTGACGGAAGGGCAAGCCCCAGCCGGCAGCCAGCTGACAACTTCTGCTATCAATGCGGTTGTTGACCAGTATGGCGACTTTGTGACGCTTACTGACCTCGCAAAATTAACACCAAAACACTCATCTGTTCAAAACGCTCTGAAGAAGCTCAGCGAGCAGTCATCGAAGAGCTATGACCGTGCTATCAACAAGGTCATTATCGCCGGTACTGCTGTACGCTACGCCAATTCAAAGACCGCACGCAACTTGCTGGCTGACGCAGACAAGCTGACCTGGGCAGATGTTCGCAAAGAGGTTTCCCGCTTGCGCACCGCAGGCGCACCAACCTTTAAGGACGGTAACTATGTCCTAGTTGTCGATCCAGCCGTCGAGCAAGACTTGATGGATGACGAGGCGTTCCGCCAGACGGTTTACCGCCAAGCATCGAAGGAGAAATCCAACGAGCTATACAAGGGCGAATTAGTCTCGTTTGCTGGTGTAACGGTTGTTCGAAGTAATAACCTAATCACCGACAAGGGCGCATCAAATGCGAAGGTTCACATTAGCTTGCTCTTCGGCGAAGACGCCTACGGCAACACCGACCTGCAGCATCTGAAGGTGTACAAGGAAGGCCCAGGCGGCGTGTCCGACCCACTTCATCAGAAGATGACGCTTGGTTGGAAGTTTGCCGCCAAGGCTGCCATTCTAAACAACAACTTTATGTGTCGTTTGGAATCCGGCTCGCTATACTAA